One stretch of Zingiber officinale cultivar Zhangliang chromosome 6B, Zo_v1.1, whole genome shotgun sequence DNA includes these proteins:
- the LOC121991267 gene encoding exopolygalacturonase-like encodes MPLLLLWLIITLRVAASNEEGVFNVMNYDAKADAKVDDSKAFLSTWSAACSYSQGESTMLIPEGSYLVGPLTFKGQCAGKVKFQLNGNLLASTNMDDFAPKKSNGTMQNWVEFKYVDGLNITGGGVLDGQGASAWPYNNCTVEKHCTRLPITLVLSFVTSGSVSGISSIDSKFFHMVVYGCKEMTIDSVTIRAPHDSPNTDGIHIGASTVVSVLSSTIGTGDDCISIGPDVTNVTITNVTCGPGHGISVGSLGQGLNDKHVEGLTVTKCTFNRSDNGVRIKTWQTSVSSPIAAHFLFQDMTMINVRNPIIIDQRYCPNSHCNATEPSKVQIKDVKFRDFRGTSSSKAAISLVCSEWYPCQDIELSNIALDYNGPNPDIKNATSICVNAQGTSFGTMNPKSCLTPPQSSSHLPNSHRKYSQRPFCLANSRCLERRRPFCVMPLAASCAAASRVAGAHCLARLPSGGSVNFHSLFLVPVLVPIILVRNNEDD; translated from the exons ATGCCGCTTCTGCTTCTGTGGTTGATCATCACTTTGAGAGTCGCTGCCAGTAATGAAGAAGGAGTTTTCAACGTGATGAATTATGACGCAAAAGCAGATGCCAAAGTGGATGACTCCAAG GCGTTTTTGAGCACATGGAGCGCAGCGTGTTCGTATTCACAAGGTGAGAGTACGATGTTGATTCCGGAAGGGTCATACTTGGTCGGTCCGTTGACGTTCAAAGGGCAGTGCGCCGGAAAAGTAAAGTTCCAACTGAACGGGAATTTGCTAGCGAGCACCAACATGGATGACTTCGCGCCAAAGAAATCGAACGGTACTATGCAGAATTGGGTCGAATTCAAGTACGTCGACGGACTGAACATCACCGGCGGCGGCGTCCTCGACGGGCAAGGAGCTTCGGCCTGGCCTTACAACAACTGCACAGTAGAAAAGCACTGCACAAGACTCCCCATt ACGTTGGTGTTGAGCTTCGTGACGAGCGGGAGCGTTTCCGGCATTTCTTCGATCGACAGCAAGTTCTTCCACATGGTTGTATACGGGTGCAAGGAGATGACGATCGATTCCGTGACGATCAGAGCTCCCCATGACAGCCCCAACACAGACGGCATCCACATCGGCGCCTCCACCGTCGTCAGCGTGCTGAGCTCGACGATCGGCACGGGAGACGACTGCATCTCCATCGGGCCAGACGTCACGAACGTGACCATCACCAACGTGACCTGCGGCCCGGGCCACGGCATCAGCGTGGGCAGCCTCGGCCAAGGCTTGAACGACAAGCACGTGGAGGGCTTGACAGTGACCAAGTGCACCTTCAATCGCTCCGACAATGGAGTGAGGATCAAGACATGGCAGACGTCTGTATCCTCACCCATTGCCGCTCACTTCCTCTTTCAGGATATGACCATGATAAACGTTCGAAATCCAATCATAATCGACCAAAGATACTGCCCGAACTCTCATTGTAACGCCACG GAGCCTTCTAAAGTTCAGATCAAAGACGTGAAATTTAGAGACTTCAGAGGGACATCAAGCTCCAAAGCAGCCATTAGTCTCGTGTGCAGTGAATGGTATCCCTGCCAAGATATTGAGCTATCCAATATCGCGTTGGATTATAACGGTCCCAACCCAGATATTAAAAATGCAACGTCGATTTGTGTCAATGCTCAAGGCACAAGCTTTGGCACTATGAATCCTAAATCTTGTTTGACACCTCCTCAATCCTCTAGCCATCTTCCTAATTCCCATAGAAAATAT TCGCAGCGGCCGTTTTGCCTCGCCAACAGTCGCTGCCTCGAGAGGCGGAGGCCGTTTTGCGTGATGCCGCTCGCCGCCTCGTGTGCGGCCGCCTCGCGAGTGGCCGGTGCTCACTGCCTCGCCAGGTTGCCGTCGGGAGGATCAGTAAATTTCCATTCTCTGTTCCTTGTTCCTGTTCTCGTTCCTATTATTCTTGTTAGAAATAATGAAGATGATTGA